The Thalassotalea sp. 273M-4 genome includes a region encoding these proteins:
- a CDS encoding glutamine amidotransferase-related protein — protein MKVGVLLCDHVQEHLQPQHGDYSQMFESLLLSVDPKLQITFYDVTQQHFPISLDECDVYISTGSKYGVNESHSWIDNTRKFIKLLFVKNKGFAGICFGHQLIAKALGGKVEKSANGWGIGVAKTEIINPQDWMIPFQPQLKLAVSHQDQVVRLPPNCQVLMSSTFCPYAMIQVDKHFLGLQGHPEFSKQYLHDLMLSRHSIIPKEPYQSGIKSLELSLDGQLVMGWVIDFLKSTLIR, from the coding sequence ATGAAAGTCGGTGTATTGCTTTGTGATCATGTACAAGAACATTTGCAACCTCAACATGGCGATTACTCGCAGATGTTCGAATCTTTGCTGTTATCCGTCGACCCAAAATTGCAAATAACATTTTATGATGTGACCCAACAACATTTTCCCATTAGCCTTGATGAGTGTGATGTGTACATAAGTACAGGGAGTAAGTATGGGGTGAATGAGTCACATAGCTGGATAGACAATACACGTAAATTTATTAAGTTATTGTTTGTCAAAAATAAAGGTTTTGCGGGCATTTGTTTCGGTCATCAATTAATCGCCAAAGCCCTTGGCGGCAAGGTAGAAAAATCTGCTAACGGCTGGGGCATAGGGGTTGCAAAGACTGAGATAATTAACCCCCAAGATTGGATGATACCTTTTCAACCCCAGTTAAAATTAGCCGTAAGTCATCAAGACCAAGTCGTTCGTTTACCGCCAAATTGTCAAGTGCTGATGAGTAGCACATTTTGCCCCTATGCTATGATCCAAGTAGATAAGCACTTTTTAGGCTTACAGGGCCACCCAGAATTTTCAAAACAATACCTACATGATTTAATGCTGAGCAGGCACAGTATCATCCCTAAAGAACCATATCAAAGCGGTATTAAATCGTTAGAGCTTAGCCTTGACGGGCAATTAGTGATGGGCTGGGTGATTGATTTTTTAAAATCTACGCTTATTCGGTAA
- a CDS encoding iron-containing alcohol dehydrogenase, whose product MQFKHLDANWHFPTNIRQGIGRFQELAECCAELGIKKPLIVTDPGLAKLDFIKKAEQVCQGAGITSGVFSQVSSNPTEENVQAGTEIFHQGSHDGVIALGGGSALDAGKAIALMVGQNRPLWDFEDKNDNYKRVNVRAMAPVIAVPTTAGTGSEVGRVAVITDPKAKCKRLIFHPNIMPKLVILDAELTLALPDKLTAATGMDALSHALEAYCATYFHPMAQGIALESIRLIKQYLPRAYANGQDVEARCKVLVAATMGATAFQRGLGAMHALAHPLGAIYNSHHGLLNAILMPYVLKANQSKIEQPVTRLAQYLDLPLATFDGFLDWVLSLRHQLDIPDTLAQIGIDLSQAEIVAKMAIADPSAMGNPICLSQQQYHTLFESAVLGRL is encoded by the coding sequence ATGCAATTCAAACACCTTGATGCGAACTGGCATTTTCCTACCAATATTCGACAGGGCATTGGTCGGTTCCAAGAGCTCGCTGAATGTTGCGCTGAGCTTGGTATCAAAAAGCCACTGATTGTTACAGACCCAGGGCTTGCTAAACTTGATTTCATCAAAAAGGCTGAACAAGTTTGTCAAGGTGCGGGTATAACTTCTGGGGTGTTTTCACAAGTAAGCTCAAATCCTACCGAAGAAAATGTGCAAGCGGGCACTGAGATATTTCATCAAGGTAGCCATGATGGGGTAATCGCCTTGGGTGGTGGGTCGGCTCTAGATGCTGGCAAGGCCATTGCACTTATGGTTGGGCAAAATAGACCGCTATGGGATTTTGAAGATAAGAACGATAATTACAAGCGCGTCAATGTTCGAGCTATGGCGCCGGTTATTGCCGTCCCAACCACCGCGGGTACGGGCTCAGAAGTCGGCCGAGTAGCGGTGATAACCGATCCAAAAGCGAAGTGTAAACGACTTATTTTTCATCCCAATATAATGCCTAAATTGGTGATATTAGATGCCGAACTCACGTTAGCTCTGCCAGATAAATTAACCGCTGCCACCGGTATGGATGCCTTATCACATGCCCTTGAAGCCTATTGTGCTACGTATTTTCACCCGATGGCGCAAGGTATTGCGCTTGAATCGATTCGACTTATTAAACAGTATTTACCTCGAGCATATGCCAATGGCCAAGACGTGGAAGCGCGGTGCAAAGTATTAGTTGCTGCAACAATGGGCGCCACGGCGTTTCAACGAGGGCTAGGCGCAATGCACGCATTGGCTCACCCACTAGGCGCTATATACAACAGTCATCATGGCTTATTGAACGCTATCTTGATGCCATATGTGTTAAAAGCAAACCAAAGCAAAATTGAGCAGCCTGTTACCCGACTTGCTCAGTATTTGGATTTACCTTTGGCCACCTTCGATGGTTTTCTAGATTGGGTATTATCTTTGAGGCATCAATTGGATATACCAGATACATTGGCGCAAATAGGAATCGATTTAAGCCAAGCTGAAATCGTTGCCAAGATGGCAATCGCCGATCCGTCTGCAATGGGTAACCCTATTTGTTTATCACAACAACAATATCACACACTTTTTGAATCGGCGGTGCTAGGACGTCTGTAA
- the gloA gene encoding lactoylglutathione lyase: protein MKILHTMIRVTDLDKSIAFYTQVLGMKELSRFDNPQYKYTLVFVGYDDQEGASTIELTYNWDTTQYDMGNAFGHVALGVADIYTTCDQIKALGGKVTREPGPLKGGRTHIAFIKDPDGYQIELIQED, encoded by the coding sequence ATGAAAATTTTACACACCATGATCCGAGTCACGGACTTGGATAAATCGATTGCGTTTTATACCCAAGTTTTGGGCATGAAAGAGTTAAGTCGCTTTGACAATCCACAGTATAAATACACTCTTGTGTTTGTTGGTTACGACGATCAAGAAGGTGCTTCAACCATCGAGTTAACCTATAACTGGGATACGACACAATACGACATGGGTAATGCTTTTGGTCATGTTGCGTTAGGCGTTGCCGACATTTATACAACTTGTGATCAGATCAAAGCTTTAGGTGGCAAGGTGACTCGCGAACCAGGTCCTTTAAAAGGCGGGCGTACTCATATTGCATTTATTAAAGATCCAGACGGTTACCAGATTGAACTGATTCAAGAAGATTAA
- a CDS encoding alkene reductase, translated as MKNVLFNPVKLGNITLKNRIVLPPMTRSRASQPGNIANEMMATYYAQRASAGLMIAEGTQISPMGQGYAWTPGIYSDQQIAGWQKVTTAVHAQGGTIFAQLWHVGRVTHPDNIGGEQPISSSAIKAEGVKVFIDNGTDEPGFVDVVEPREMSKDDINEVIDQYRQAALNAINAGFDGVELHAANGYLVNQFIDSQANNRTDEYGGSVENRLRFLDQVVTAMVDAIGADKVGVRLAPFTSLNGTVDDNPVETYTAAAALLNKHNIVYLHIAEVDWEDAPNTPIEFKHAIRAAFDGVIIYAGRYDANKATDAVLQGLADMIGFGRPFVANPDLPERILHGYPLAQHNPQTLFGGDEKGLTDYPFFQKQ; from the coding sequence ATGAAAAATGTATTATTTAACCCGGTAAAATTAGGCAATATCACCCTAAAGAATCGCATTGTATTACCACCTATGACCCGATCTCGTGCTTCACAACCTGGTAATATCGCAAACGAAATGATGGCAACTTATTATGCTCAACGAGCATCGGCTGGCTTAATGATAGCTGAGGGTACGCAAATTTCACCAATGGGCCAAGGGTATGCTTGGACACCGGGTATCTACAGTGACCAACAAATCGCTGGTTGGCAAAAAGTTACAACGGCTGTGCACGCTCAAGGTGGCACTATTTTCGCGCAATTATGGCATGTTGGCCGAGTGACCCACCCAGACAATATTGGTGGTGAACAACCTATTTCCTCTTCTGCGATAAAAGCCGAAGGGGTCAAAGTTTTTATCGACAACGGCACTGATGAGCCAGGCTTTGTTGATGTAGTTGAGCCCCGTGAAATGAGTAAAGACGATATTAACGAGGTTATCGACCAGTATCGTCAAGCGGCGTTAAATGCCATAAACGCAGGCTTTGATGGGGTTGAGTTACACGCAGCTAATGGTTATTTAGTCAATCAATTTATTGATTCACAAGCCAACAACCGCACAGATGAATACGGTGGCAGTGTTGAAAATCGCTTACGATTTTTAGACCAAGTGGTAACCGCTATGGTCGATGCCATTGGCGCCGATAAAGTGGGTGTGCGTCTTGCACCATTTACGTCTTTAAACGGTACAGTAGATGACAACCCAGTTGAAACCTATACCGCAGCGGCAGCCTTATTAAATAAACATAACATCGTTTATTTACATATTGCTGAAGTAGACTGGGAGGATGCTCCTAACACCCCCATCGAGTTCAAACACGCTATTCGGGCAGCATTTGATGGGGTGATTATTTATGCAGGTCGTTATGATGCTAATAAAGCGACAGATGCTGTTTTGCAAGGTTTAGCAGATATGATAGGTTTTGGTCGACCGTTTGTGGCTAATCCCGACTTACCAGAGCGTATTTTACATGGCTACCCATTAGCACAACACAATCCACAGACATTATTTGGTGGCGATGAAAAAGGGTTAACCGATTACCCGTTTTTTCAAAAACAGTAA
- a CDS encoding aldehyde dehydrogenase family protein: MVALETRKQITYSPIDGRVYVERELADEVQIQQVISRSVTAQRSWKKTSLAQRKAICLAMLDAFVANSDEIATQLCWMMGRPIQYCKGEINGVIERAKYMIEVAENALEPIQLAHKPGFDRYITREPLGVVFVIAPWNYPYLCAINTIIPAIMAGNSVILKASAQTPLCSEQLAVAFAKAKLPPDVFQYLHLSHEATTAILEHAPIHYVAFTGSVEGGKIIERASRGRFIGVGLELGGKDPAYVRADADIDHAVETCVDGAFFNSGQSCCGIERIYVAESVYDEFVEKTVAKVKAYKLGRPDQKKTTLGPMVSAKAADFVRNQISQALAMGAKRHINPMDFAMDKPGSPYLAPQVLTNVNHRMRIMTEESFGPVVGIMKVSNDQQAIDLMNDSPFGLTACVFSRNVEQATAIGEQLDTGTFFVNRCDYLDPGLAWTGVKNSGRGCTLSVLGYDALTRPKSFHLKLPS, translated from the coding sequence ATGGTGGCATTAGAAACTAGAAAACAAATTACCTATTCACCTATTGATGGTCGAGTGTATGTGGAACGTGAACTGGCGGATGAAGTTCAAATTCAACAAGTTATCTCACGCTCGGTAACAGCACAAAGGTCGTGGAAAAAAACCAGTTTGGCTCAACGTAAAGCCATTTGTCTTGCTATGCTCGATGCGTTTGTTGCTAATAGTGACGAAATAGCAACACAACTGTGTTGGATGATGGGTCGTCCAATTCAATATTGCAAAGGCGAAATTAATGGGGTTATTGAGCGCGCTAAATACATGATAGAGGTCGCCGAAAACGCTCTAGAACCCATACAATTGGCACATAAACCAGGCTTTGACCGATACATTACCCGAGAACCATTAGGGGTGGTATTTGTTATCGCACCTTGGAATTACCCTTACCTTTGTGCCATTAACACCATTATTCCTGCAATTATGGCCGGTAATAGTGTCATTTTAAAGGCATCGGCACAAACACCACTTTGCTCTGAGCAATTGGCGGTTGCCTTTGCCAAGGCTAAATTGCCCCCCGATGTTTTTCAATACTTACATTTAAGTCATGAAGCAACCACCGCCATTTTAGAGCATGCGCCGATTCATTATGTAGCCTTTACCGGATCGGTTGAAGGCGGAAAAATTATTGAACGCGCAAGTCGCGGTCGATTTATTGGGGTAGGGTTAGAACTTGGCGGAAAAGATCCCGCTTATGTCCGTGCCGATGCCGATATCGATCATGCGGTTGAGACCTGTGTCGACGGTGCTTTTTTTAATTCTGGTCAGTCTTGTTGTGGTATTGAGAGAATTTATGTTGCCGAAAGTGTGTACGATGAATTTGTTGAAAAAACCGTGGCTAAGGTAAAGGCGTACAAACTTGGACGTCCTGATCAAAAGAAAACAACGTTAGGGCCTATGGTTTCGGCTAAAGCTGCTGACTTTGTGCGTAATCAAATTTCACAGGCTTTAGCGATGGGGGCAAAACGACATATAAACCCAATGGATTTTGCCATGGATAAACCTGGTTCACCGTATCTGGCACCACAAGTTTTAACCAATGTTAACCATCGCATGCGGATCATGACCGAAGAGTCCTTTGGTCCAGTTGTAGGGATCATGAAAGTGAGCAATGATCAACAAGCCATTGACTTAATGAATGACTCGCCATTTGGTTTAACCGCGTGCGTTTTTAGTCGAAACGTAGAACAAGCAACAGCCATCGGCGAACAACTTGATACTGGGACGTTTTTTGTCAATCGATGTGATTATCTCGATCCTGGACTGGCGTGGACTGGGGTCAAAAATTCTGGCCGAGGCTGTACTCTTTCTGTTTTGGGTTATGATGCGTTAACCAGACCAAAATCGTTTCATTTAAAGCTACCGTCCTAA
- a CDS encoding cryptochrome/photolyase family protein yields the protein MKYKTLRLILGDQLNGEHSWFSQVDDNVLYLSAELKQENTYVSHHIQKVCAFFTAMAQFAKEQQDKGHHYVHLTLDDTEPFADLNALICHYAGKVDAQNFQYQRPDEFRLAEQLRALTLENTQVQQVESEHFLLPFADIAKEFRPGKHVKMEFFYRRMRKRFEVLVEDGKPVGGKWNFDSANRNKLKPVDLDALPGPLLFSHNISAIKDRLKRHNIKTIGKVSESLIWPTTRNESLELLHHFCQLCLPCFGRFQDAMTANSKAKWSLYHSRLSFSLNAKLIHPWQVIDAALAEFKRNESIDIAQVEGFIRQILGWREYIRAVYWANMPAYAKKNYFKANNSLPEFFWHGKTNMHCVQQAITQSLDYAYSHHIQRLMITGNFSLLTAIDPKQVDAWYLGIYVDAIEWVEMPNTRGMALFADGGIVGTKPYAASGSYINKMSDYCKRCHYDVKQRTGDKSCPFNSLYWHFMNKHRKQLDVNPRVGMIYRTWDKMEKSIQDQIIKTAKVYLNDLNRL from the coding sequence ATGAAATACAAAACCTTACGCTTAATTTTAGGCGATCAGCTCAATGGCGAACACAGTTGGTTTAGTCAAGTTGACGACAACGTACTCTACCTTAGCGCCGAGCTTAAACAAGAAAATACTTATGTCAGTCACCATATTCAAAAAGTATGTGCTTTTTTTACCGCGATGGCACAATTTGCCAAAGAACAACAAGACAAAGGTCATCATTATGTGCACCTAACACTTGATGATACCGAGCCATTTGCAGACTTAAATGCACTTATCTGTCATTATGCTGGCAAAGTGGATGCGCAAAACTTTCAATATCAGCGTCCAGACGAGTTTCGATTGGCTGAACAGTTACGAGCTCTTACTTTAGAAAATACCCAAGTTCAGCAAGTTGAGAGCGAGCATTTTCTCCTGCCCTTTGCCGATATAGCAAAAGAGTTTCGACCTGGCAAACACGTCAAAATGGAATTCTTTTATCGTCGGATGAGAAAGCGTTTTGAGGTGTTGGTAGAAGACGGTAAACCAGTAGGCGGTAAATGGAATTTTGACAGCGCCAATAGAAACAAGCTAAAACCTGTCGACCTAGATGCCTTACCAGGGCCCTTGTTATTTAGTCACAATATCAGCGCCATTAAAGACCGGTTAAAAAGGCATAATATTAAGACCATTGGCAAGGTGAGTGAAAGTTTAATCTGGCCGACAACGCGCAACGAAAGCCTGGAACTTTTACACCATTTTTGTCAGCTTTGTTTACCTTGTTTTGGGCGCTTTCAGGATGCGATGACCGCAAACAGTAAGGCAAAATGGAGCTTGTATCACAGCCGATTATCGTTCTCATTAAATGCTAAACTTATACACCCTTGGCAAGTGATTGATGCCGCGCTTGCTGAGTTTAAGCGTAATGAGTCAATCGATATTGCTCAGGTTGAGGGCTTTATAAGGCAAATATTAGGCTGGCGCGAGTACATAAGAGCCGTTTATTGGGCCAACATGCCAGCTTATGCGAAGAAAAATTATTTTAAAGCGAACAATTCATTGCCTGAATTTTTTTGGCATGGAAAAACCAATATGCATTGTGTCCAACAAGCGATTACCCAATCTCTTGATTATGCATACTCGCATCATATTCAACGTTTGATGATCACCGGCAATTTTTCCTTACTTACCGCGATAGATCCTAAACAGGTTGATGCTTGGTACCTTGGTATTTACGTCGATGCCATTGAATGGGTTGAAATGCCTAATACCCGAGGTATGGCACTGTTTGCCGATGGGGGGATTGTCGGTACTAAGCCTTATGCCGCCAGCGGTTCGTATATTAATAAAATGAGTGATTATTGTAAACGTTGTCATTATGACGTAAAACAACGAACAGGCGATAAATCCTGTCCATTTAACAGCTTATATTGGCACTTTATGAATAAGCACCGTAAGCAACTTGATGTCAATCCAAGGGTAGGGATGATTTATCGTACTTGGGATAAAATGGAAAAATCAATCCAAGATCAAATCATTAAAACCGCAAAAGTCTATCTAAATGATCTTAATAGGCTGTAG
- a CDS encoding DmsE family decaheme c-type cytochrome, with protein sequence MKTRHWLTPLHQGILLMALACAVIFQAYANDDASEMTDQQRLELLIEKFEQGDYSKKGADSCLKCHDQESDIDSTGIFTNRHGGLTDKLGPFSKLQCESCHGPLGRHDKRPRKGQDREPMIDFAKNSYVTSELKNSVCLGCHQNDHQQMGWFNSEHNNNDVACSDCHKVHELHDPMLVKTSQNKQCTSCHTKQKIDIHKRSAHPIKNDRQVCSDCHNPHDSLNDASLIAATVNDSCIECHSEKRGPFLWEHEPVIEDCSNCHEPHGANNAMLLKRRVPQLCQQCHSSVGHTSAAYVEAVGVRVQGKSCLNCHNQIHGSNHPTGDLFSK encoded by the coding sequence ATGAAAACTCGGCATTGGTTAACCCCATTACATCAAGGCATCCTCCTAATGGCATTGGCCTGCGCTGTCATCTTTCAGGCATATGCCAATGACGACGCCAGCGAAATGACTGATCAACAACGTTTAGAGCTGCTGATTGAAAAATTTGAACAAGGTGATTACTCAAAGAAAGGCGCCGACAGTTGCTTAAAATGTCATGACCAAGAATCGGATATAGACAGCACAGGCATCTTCACTAATCGCCACGGTGGCTTAACAGATAAACTTGGCCCTTTTAGCAAATTACAATGTGAGTCATGCCATGGCCCTTTAGGGCGACATGATAAACGTCCAAGAAAAGGTCAAGATCGAGAACCGATGATTGATTTTGCTAAAAACTCTTACGTCACCAGCGAGTTAAAAAACTCTGTTTGTTTAGGTTGTCATCAAAACGATCATCAACAAATGGGCTGGTTTAACAGCGAACATAACAACAACGATGTTGCTTGCAGTGATTGTCATAAAGTACATGAACTGCATGATCCTATGCTGGTTAAAACCAGCCAAAATAAGCAATGCACCAGCTGTCATACCAAGCAAAAAATTGACATTCACAAACGCTCTGCCCATCCCATCAAGAATGATCGACAAGTCTGTAGCGATTGTCATAACCCGCATGACTCCCTAAATGATGCTTCATTAATCGCCGCCACAGTAAATGACAGTTGTATAGAGTGTCATAGCGAAAAGCGAGGCCCATTCTTATGGGAGCATGAACCTGTGATTGAAGATTGCAGCAATTGTCATGAACCCCATGGTGCCAACAATGCGATGCTATTAAAACGTCGAGTACCGCAACTTTGCCAGCAATGCCATTCTTCTGTGGGCCACACCAGTGCGGCGTATGTTGAAGCCGTTGGAGTGCGAGTGCAAGGTAAATCGTGTTTGAATTGTCATAACCAAATTCATGGCTCTAATCACCCGACGGGTGATTTGTTCAGCAAATAA
- a CDS encoding MtrB/PioB family decaheme-associated outer membrane protein, whose translation MKTSLSFLTISILIACHSTAADFGIDKVDLSKVKTKKWQCEYCITPATWSGEWRLGAGYITNDEPVFNNIIDLNSDFNVDTGIRLNYKKPDKYAQFWFLGLDGDRDNPGLNTGLRLGYYAGSKFEISYDELPRYYGNSGQTPFIRMSNTQGLPSNWQPAYNTQNMTGLNDALNHINLESMRKTLQASYRYQSHSPWRPRLNVSQEEKEGKHLLSALANYSVTTLFNPIDYTTTRVSTGLSYFDNNLLTDISYDYIDFDNEYTQVNWQNPFDLTSKFTALAPDNEYHQLALKLRYRDQKTVYYFAGQYALTEQDMPFLTTTLAPSHDSLDGEIQQTNVKLNVSHRYSRDLKLSANASYRERNNNSQRIQVGEKYNRLYDYRDAKIKLSSQFKHLDWANVSVSAAFENKDRPNQMRDQIDQQTYTVSVKETFFDQFDLTLDYAFSLRDGSSFKDSPYTTSAQNQKLRRFNLANKHRHQVNSWLGYSFDSGITLELSSFYAQDDYKDTQIGLQKGEDKGAELSVNGFTELLDWHVYYAIQKISYEEAGSDNLSQANWYGQTSNDTDQFGFSVEFPALIDDVLSLGLDYQYSKGNVAQSITQKRNQDYSTYPDSDYTQHRVDMYIDYVISAQQSVKAQLIYERNNDADYFYHNADVATLPLILLPGTIDNNYNNTYLGVSYKRTF comes from the coding sequence ATGAAAACATCACTTTCTTTTTTGACAATATCTATATTAATTGCTTGCCATAGTACAGCCGCTGACTTTGGCATTGATAAGGTTGATCTTAGTAAAGTAAAAACCAAAAAATGGCAATGTGAATACTGTATTACCCCTGCAACATGGTCTGGTGAATGGCGCTTAGGTGCAGGTTATATTACCAATGATGAACCCGTGTTTAACAACATCATTGACCTTAATTCCGACTTTAATGTTGATACAGGTATTCGACTTAACTATAAAAAACCGGATAAATACGCACAATTTTGGTTTTTAGGTCTTGATGGTGACCGCGATAATCCAGGTTTAAATACCGGATTGCGCTTAGGCTATTATGCGGGGTCTAAATTTGAGATCAGCTACGATGAACTCCCTCGTTATTATGGTAACTCAGGGCAAACGCCTTTTATCAGGATGAGTAACACTCAGGGTTTACCCTCTAACTGGCAACCAGCCTATAATACACAAAATATGACGGGCCTAAATGATGCCTTAAATCATATTAACTTAGAATCCATGCGCAAAACGCTTCAAGCCAGTTACCGTTATCAAAGTCATTCTCCTTGGCGACCTAGGCTTAATGTCAGCCAAGAAGAGAAAGAAGGTAAACATCTATTGTCAGCGTTAGCCAATTATTCGGTAACAACCTTGTTCAATCCCATAGACTACACCACAACAAGGGTATCAACGGGTTTAAGCTACTTTGATAACAATCTGCTTACCGATATTTCTTATGACTACATCGATTTTGACAACGAGTACACTCAAGTAAATTGGCAAAATCCATTTGATTTGACATCGAAATTTACCGCCTTAGCCCCTGATAATGAATACCATCAATTGGCTTTAAAGCTTCGTTATCGTGATCAAAAAACCGTATACTATTTTGCTGGACAGTATGCTCTTACTGAGCAGGATATGCCATTCTTAACCACCACTTTGGCGCCTTCGCACGATAGCCTTGATGGTGAGATACAACAAACCAATGTTAAATTGAACGTATCTCATCGTTATTCTCGCGATCTAAAACTCAGTGCCAATGCCAGTTATAGAGAACGAAATAATAACTCTCAGCGAATTCAAGTTGGTGAAAAATATAACCGTTTATATGACTATCGTGATGCAAAGATCAAACTAAGCTCTCAGTTTAAGCATTTGGATTGGGCCAATGTGAGTGTGTCTGCGGCTTTTGAAAATAAAGATCGGCCGAACCAAATGCGCGATCAAATTGACCAGCAAACCTACACTGTCAGTGTTAAAGAAACGTTCTTTGACCAATTTGATCTTACCCTAGACTATGCTTTTAGCCTGCGTGATGGCTCTTCATTTAAAGACAGTCCCTACACCACAAGCGCGCAAAATCAAAAGTTGCGCCGTTTTAATTTGGCCAACAAACATCGACATCAAGTGAATTCTTGGCTTGGTTATAGCTTTGACTCTGGGATTACACTTGAGCTATCAAGCTTTTATGCGCAAGACGACTACAAAGACACCCAAATTGGTTTACAAAAAGGCGAGGATAAAGGGGCCGAATTATCGGTTAATGGTTTTACAGAATTGTTAGATTGGCATGTCTATTATGCAATTCAAAAAATCAGCTATGAGGAAGCAGGCAGTGACAACTTAAGCCAAGCTAATTGGTATGGTCAAACCAGCAATGATACCGACCAGTTTGGCTTTAGCGTTGAATTTCCAGCCTTAATTGACGATGTTCTTAGCCTAGGGCTTGATTATCAGTACAGCAAAGGAAATGTAGCGCAATCAATCACCCAAAAGCGCAATCAAGACTATTCTACATACCCTGATAGCGATTACACTCAACACAGGGTCGACATGTATATAGATTATGTCATTTCAGCACAGCAAAGTGTTAAAGCCCAGCTGATTTATGAGCGTAACAACGACGCCGATTATTTTTATCACAACGCCGATGTCGCGACATTACCTTTGATACTGTTGCCTGGCACCATTGATAACAATTACAACAATACGTATTTGGGTGTTAGTTATAAACGAACTTTTTGA
- a CDS encoding DASH family cryptochrome yields MITAAVITPMFTLSLSNNLRQDMATRIGVYLFTNDLRTYDNLLLAKASQEVDHLICVYCMVPMSPFIKHFSLQTDFGTSRLQFSKQCLHQLNAALNRLGNKLYVCPDLPTRTLEKILSQYQITDFYCTAHSGWDERSSVDYIEQNHPNIHIHLASLTSLFKQQQLPFKAQDLPKTFSQFRKQLEILLPTILRTSELAYSSLFSPLEQALPKSLPVQLKQVELSITKAKPLNFQGGEQAGIEHLQGYFASNHASRYKQTRNQLDGMSYSTKFSPWLAHGCISPKQVYWLLKQYEQDNGANDSTYWILFELLWREYFYWYAIAYGRKLFKFSGIAKTRPLTSFYAQRFVMWSQGQTSYPLVNAFMNQLNRTGFMSNRGRQIVASCLIHEYQLDWRYGAAYFESQLIDYDVASNWGNWQYIAGVGADPRGGRHFNLNKQQQMYDSNSTFINKWQGNCHHQGREHIDLVDWPISAKQLSLDLE; encoded by the coding sequence ATGATAACAGCAGCTGTGATAACGCCAATGTTCACTTTGTCGTTATCTAATAACCTGAGGCAAGATATGGCAACACGCATCGGTGTGTATTTATTTACCAATGATTTAAGAACGTATGATAACCTGTTGCTCGCAAAGGCAAGCCAAGAGGTCGATCATCTTATATGTGTATATTGCATGGTGCCGATGTCACCATTTATTAAGCACTTTTCATTGCAAACCGACTTTGGAACCAGCCGATTACAATTTTCAAAGCAATGCTTACATCAGTTAAACGCAGCCCTCAACCGTCTTGGTAACAAACTCTATGTTTGCCCAGATCTACCGACAAGAACGTTAGAGAAAATATTGTCGCAATATCAAATTACCGACTTTTACTGCACTGCCCATAGCGGCTGGGATGAAAGGTCAAGCGTTGATTATATTGAGCAAAACCATCCTAATATTCACATTCATTTGGCATCATTAACGAGCTTGTTCAAGCAGCAACAACTCCCGTTTAAAGCTCAAGATTTGCCGAAGACTTTTAGCCAATTTAGAAAACAACTTGAGATCCTTTTACCAACTATCCTAAGGACTTCTGAATTAGCGTATTCGTCTTTATTTTCACCTCTTGAGCAGGCATTGCCTAAATCTTTACCGGTGCAATTAAAGCAAGTTGAACTAAGTATAACCAAAGCCAAGCCGCTTAACTTTCAAGGAGGGGAACAAGCGGGTATAGAGCACTTACAGGGCTATTTTGCCAGCAACCATGCTAGCCGCTACAAGCAAACCCGCAATCAACTTGACGGCATGAGTTATTCGACTAAGTTTTCACCTTGGCTTGCACACGGTTGTATATCGCCAAAGCAAGTGTATTGGCTGCTCAAGCAATATGAGCAAGATAATGGCGCAAACGACTCCACCTACTGGATTTTGTTTGAGCTTCTGTGGCGAGAATATTTTTATTGGTATGCCATTGCGTATGGGCGCAAATTATTCAAATTTTCGGGGATTGCAAAGACAAGGCCTTTAACCAGCTTTTATGCGCAACGTTTTGTTATGTGGAGCCAGGGGCAAACCTCATATCCATTAGTAAACGCGTTTATGAACCAACTAAATAGGACAGGTTTTATGTCTAACCGTGGGCGACAAATTGTGGCGAGTTGCCTTATTCACGAATACCAACTGGACTGGCGCTATGGCGCCGCGTATTTTGAAAGCCAACTGATTGATTACGATGTGGCATCAAATTGGGGAAACTGGCAATACATAGCTGGTGTGGGTGCTGACCCGCGTGGCGGCAGGCACTTTAATTTAAACAAACAACAGCAAATGTACGATTCCAATAGCACCTTCATCAATAAATGGCAGGGCAATTGTCACCACCAAGGGCGCGAACATATTGACCTTGTCGACTGGCCTATATCAGCAAAGCAGTTGAGTCTGGACTTAGAATGA